A region of the Coleofasciculus sp. FACHB-T130 genome:
TCTCGGCGCGATGCCAGTGCCTCCATTGAAGATCAAAGCATCCAGATCCGGGCGTTGGGCGAGTGCTTGCAGCTGCGCCCGAATCTCCTCCGGTTCATCTTTGAGAATGGCGTACTCTGAGACCGCATGACCGGCATCTCGGAGTAACTGTTTAATCAATTGACCGCTTTTGTCGGTTTCGGGCGATCGCGTATCGCTAACAGTGATAACAGCGCAAGTCACTGTCATCCTCTCCGGGTCTGGGTGAGGTAGATTGGTCATGGGTAAGCTATTCCCTCAAGAGTTTTGAGTTTTTAAAAACGGGCTTTTCTGGGATATCTTACTGCCACACGGCTGTCCGATTAACCGTTCCTACGAATCTTGACTCCTGATTTCGCTAGCTCTCGGTAAGGGCACGCGCATTCAAATACTGTTCGGTTAACTCAAATTTTGCACCAAGCCCTCAGAATGGAATTTTGCGGCGATTGCATTCCAAGTCCTAAAAGCGCGAACCAACCGAAAATCAAGGGTTCTGTAACCTGCTCCCGGCAGGTTTTCATGTGTGCTTGCTGTCGGTGTGCAGTTTCAACCGCTCAGTGGAGGGGTGTAGAGACGCATTAGCGAAATGGTGCATTCGTGCTGCGACACGTTAACGCAGTGCAGTGCCGCACCATTTCGCGTCTCTACCGGAGGTTACTGGTAGGCAAATGAGCTTATCCGAACCGGATTGCATGGGTATTGCCTGTGCCCCAAGCACTTAGCTCTTTATTTAGGACTGGCTAAGTTCCAAACCATGATCTTTTGCATACCGTTGCATGAAGCGCATGAAGCGATCCCATTCTTCAGGAGACTTCATCAGGTAAGTTGCTTGGAGGTCTTTTGCTTGACCGTTGACGAATACGCCCTTGACTTCTCTCGTCAACAGTTCTCCTTCCTCGTCAACCATGTACATCCCAGTGATTTCCCCTGAGGTTTCGGTGTTAAAGGCGTTGGGACTTTCAAAATAAAACGTAGCGGTGCCATGAGCGCCACTCTTAGAGCGGGTTAGCTTTACATCCGGTATGACTTCTTCGTTGATCCCTCTGGAAAATTGAATTTGAGCCATAATTCTGCCACCAAGTTTTTATGATAGATAACTTAACATTTTCTCATTATTTAGAGCGGACTGGTTCAGCTTTCACGGGTGCTTTTGGGCACTTTAGTACCTCGGATGCCACCAAGAGACCTGAGTTAGACGAGCGAACAAGTTACAATTAAACACATTTTCCTGAAAATTGGCAGAAATAAGCTTTTTTAGGACGATTAGTATGGTTTAGTTTCTTAAGCTCAAAAATGCTACTTTAAGCGCTTCTAAAAGGGAAAATTAGCTTAAAATCACGGATGCGATCGCTTTTTTGGTGTGAGATGAATCTTGAATCTTTACTCCGACTCAATCGCCTAATTCGCGTCATCGGCTTCGATGATGCACCGTTCGCACGCCGTAGGGGTGGTAGTGCCTCCATCGCTGGGATCGTTTGTGCAGGCACCCGCTTTGAGGGCATGGTATGGGGAAAGGTGCGGCAAGATGGCTGGAATGCAACTGATACCGTTTGTAAGCTACTGCTCGGTAAAAAGTTCTTGCCGCAATTACACTTAGTGCTGCTCGACGGCATCGCTTTTGGCGGTTTTAACGTAATTGACCTTCCTAAGCTTGCCGAGCGATTGGAACTCCCCTGCGTTGCCGTGATGCGGCGTCAGCCTGATCTAGCCGCTGTCAAACAAGCCATTCACCACTTGCCACAGCCAGAGCGACGGCTCAAGCTTTTGCAGCGTGCTGGTGGAATTTATACCTTCCCGCCATTCTTTTTCCAAGTGTGCGGTGCTGAGCCAGACGTAACCGCTGCGGTGCTGCAACGTCTGACTGACTGCGGCAACGTTCCAGAGGCATTACGTCTGGCGCATTTAATTGGAGCAGCGGTGGTGAAGGGAGAAAGCGGACGTTCGGCGTAAGGATTTGGTAATGAGAGTTTTGAATTTTGAGTTTTGAGGCGAGCAGAAAGTCCTTTAACTCAAAACTTTTTCCCAATTATCAAAAAACAACCCTTAGGCGGGATGAAAGTAAAAAGCTGCTCCCAAGACGATGTAGGTTGCTAAGAGCAGTACGCCTTCTAACCAGTTAGAGCGTCCGTCTAGACTGATAAGATTGGCAACAGTGACAGCGATCGCTACCGCAATCACTTCAAAAGGATTGAAGTTGAGATCCATTGGTTGACCAATGACAACTCCTACCAGAACTAAAATTGGAGCCACTAGCAGGGCAACTAATAAACTAGACCCCATCGCCACAGAGACGGATAAATCCATATTGTTTTTGAGAGCAACGTTGACCGCAGTTACATATTCGGCTGCACCGCCAACGAGAGGTAACAGAACAACACCTGTAAATAAGGGAGTTAATCCCAGACCCTTTGTTGCTTCCTCTACGACTCCCACAAAAATCTCTGACTCAAAGGCAACTGCAACCGTAGAGGCTACTAACACACCAATCCAGAGCCAAAGATTCGGTTTGTGGGCAGTTGATTCAGCTTCAGAACCGATTGAATTTGGTGAGTCTAAATCGACTAATCCCACCTCGTAAAGATAGCTATGAGTTTTTAAAGAAAACAGTAACGTCAGAGCATAAACTACGATTAACACAGTGGCAACTGTGAGGGAGAGATTGCGAATTGCATCGAGTGGAACACCATTTGAGGTATTGATGACCGTCGTAGGCAAAATAAGGGCGATCGCTGCCAGCGTCATCGAGGAACCATTCACTCGCGCCACAATCGGCTTGAATTCCTGTTCTTTATAGCGCAGTCCTCCTAAAAGCATGGAAAGGCCCATGACCAGGAGTAAATTACTGATAATTGTTCCAGTAATACTTGCTTTAACAATGTCAACTAAACCAGCATTTAGAGCTGCTAAAGCAATAATTAGCTCGGTTGCATTTCCAAAGACTGCATTTAACAATGCACCAATCGAAGGCCCCGTAACGACGGCAACTTCTTCAGTCGCAGTGCTTAACCAAATTGCTAGGGGGACGATAGCGATCCCTGATGTAATAAAAATGGCAAGCGAACCCCACCCTAAATATTCAGCAGCAATTGAAATGGGTACAAAAATTAGCAGGA
Encoded here:
- a CDS encoding MogA/MoaB family molybdenum cofactor biosynthesis protein, whose product is MTNLPHPDPERMTVTCAVITVSDTRSPETDKSGQLIKQLLRDAGHAVSEYAILKDEPEEIRAQLQALAQRPDLDALIFNGGTGIAPRDTTYDALESLLSKILPGFGELFRFLSYQEIGSRAIASRAVAGVYQTKLVFSIPGSTNAVKLAIQQLILPEIVHLVSQLQKSEE
- the psb28 gene encoding photosystem II reaction center protein Psb28; the protein is MAQIQFSRGINEEVIPDVKLTRSKSGAHGTATFYFESPNAFNTETSGEITGMYMVDEEGELLTREVKGVFVNGQAKDLQATYLMKSPEEWDRFMRFMQRYAKDHGLELSQS
- a CDS encoding DUF99 family protein, with translation MNLESLLRLNRLIRVIGFDDAPFARRRGGSASIAGIVCAGTRFEGMVWGKVRQDGWNATDTVCKLLLGKKFLPQLHLVLLDGIAFGGFNVIDLPKLAERLELPCVAVMRRQPDLAAVKQAIHHLPQPERRLKLLQRAGGIYTFPPFFFQVCGAEPDVTAAVLQRLTDCGNVPEALRLAHLIGAAVVKGESGRSA
- the cax gene encoding calcium/proton exchanger, coding for MSIKKIISYVLLIFVPISIAAEYLGWGSLAIFITSGIAIVPLAIWLSTATEEVAVVTGPSIGALLNAVFGNATELIIALAALNAGLVDIVKASITGTIISNLLLVMGLSMLLGGLRYKEQEFKPIVARVNGSSMTLAAIALILPTTVINTSNGVPLDAIRNLSLTVATVLIVVYALTLLFSLKTHSYLYEVGLVDLDSPNSIGSEAESTAHKPNLWLWIGVLVASTVAVAFESEIFVGVVEEATKGLGLTPLFTGVVLLPLVGGAAEYVTAVNVALKNNMDLSVSVAMGSSLLVALLVAPILVLVGVVIGQPMDLNFNPFEVIAVAIAVTVANLISLDGRSNWLEGVLLLATYIVLGAAFYFHPA